One genomic window of Polyodon spathula isolate WHYD16114869_AA chromosome 8, ASM1765450v1, whole genome shotgun sequence includes the following:
- the LOC121319156 gene encoding LOW QUALITY PROTEIN: gamma-parvin-like (The sequence of the model RefSeq protein was modified relative to this genomic sequence to represent the inferred CDS: inserted 2 bases in 1 codon) has product MLKVFWFLIDWISGSLHQEHIVVKSLEEDXFDWLVLHHLLARLGDVQLDVEEIALTAAAQKRKLRVVMDALKQKLRLPEEALQKWSVEPEQEIHSRDLLATLHLLVAMAKHFKPGLELPANVSVEVLLLEVSKNGIKSEKIIEYITDQSVVAEEDKSNPMDELLKLGLQKVSAVKQAILHFVNKNLSNLGLSVSSMDSQFSDGVILILLIGQLNGYFVHLNKFCFRPTTTAEMLQNVSLALELLKDQGLLQHPMSPEDIVSQDVKATLSVLYALFKKYKN; this is encoded by the exons ATGTTGAAGGTTTTTTGG tttctGATTGACTGGATCAGTGGATCCCTGCACCAGGAGCACATTGTGGTGAAGAGCCTGGAGGAGGA CTTTGATTGGCTCGTACTGCATCACCTCCTCG CCAGGTTAGGGGATGTTCAATTGGACGTAGAAGAAATTGCCCTGACTGCCGCTGCTCAGAAACGTAAGCTCCGTGTTGTAATGGACGCCCTGAAGCAGAAGCTAAGGCTGCCAGAGGAGGCCCTGCAGAAGTGGAGTGTGGAGCCTGA ACAGG AAATCCATAGCAGGGATTTGCTGGCGACCTTGCATCTCTTGGTTGCCATGGCAAAGCATTTCAAACCTGGCCTGGAGCTGCCAGCCAATGTGTCTGTGGAAGTGCTTCTCCTGGAG GTTAGCAAAAATGGAATCAAGTCAGAAAAAATTATTGAATACATTACAGACCAAAG tGTTGTTGCAGAAGAGGACAAGAGTA ATCCTATGGATGAGCTGCTGAAACTGGGACTACAGAAAGTGAGCGCAGTGAAGCAG gccattTTGCACTTTGTGAACAAGAACCTGTCCAACCTGGGTTTATCAGTGAGTAGCATGGACAGCCAG TTTTCTGATGGTGTGATTCTGATTTTACTGATCGGGCAGCTGAACGGCTATTTTGTTCATCTCAACAAGTTCTGTTTCCGTCCAACCACCACCGCAGAAATG CTCCAGAATGTGTCTCTAGCGCTGGAGCTGTTAAAGGAtcaggggctgctgcagcatCCCATGTCACCTGAAG ATATCGTTTCCCAGGATGTGAAAGCAACTCTGAGTGTTCTGTAtgccttgtttaaaaaatacaagaacTGA
- the LOC121320117 gene encoding beta-parvin-like isoform X5, whose protein sequence is MLEENAERSMIDPTSKEDPKFKELLRVLIDWINNELEEDRIIVKDLEEDLYDGQVLQKLFEKLSGCKLNIAEVTQSEIGQKQKLLTVLEAVNELLRPNGWCIEWSVDSIHCKNLISIVYLLVGLAMHFQAPIRLPEHVSVQLVVVKKREGLLQSSHVTKELTTTTEMMLGRFERDAFDTLLDHAPDKLSVVKKSLITFVNKHLNKLNLEVTELETQFADGVYLVLLMGLLEDYFVPLHNFFLTPESFEQKVLNVSFAFELMQDGGLKKPKARPEDVVNLNLKSTLRVLYNLFTNYKNAE, encoded by the exons GTTTTGATTGACTGGATTAATAACGAGCTGGAGGAAGACAGAATCATCGTGAAGGACCTGGAGGAGGATCTGTACGATGGGCAAGTGTTACAGAAGCTATTTG AGAAGCTCTCTGGGTGCAAGCTGAACATAGCTGAAGTGACCCAGTCGGAAATCGGTCAGAAGCAGAAGCTGCTGACGGTTCTGGAGGCCGTGAACGAGCTGCTGCGTCCCAACGGCTGGTGCATCGAGTGGAGCGTGGATT ctatCCACTGTAAAAACCTGATCTCTATTGTGTACCTCCTGGTGGGTCTGGCCATGCATTTCCAGGCTCCCATCCGACTCCCAGAGCATGTGTCTGTGCAGCTGGTCGTTGTGAAG AAAAGAGAAGGCCTGCTTCAGTCATCGCATGTCACCAAGGAGCTCACCACCACTACAGA gaTGATGCTGGGGAGATTTG AAAGAGATGCTTTTGATACTCTGCTGGACCATGCTCCTGATAAACTCAGCGTTGTTAAAAAG TCTCTTATTACCTTTGTGAACAAGCACCTAAACAAACTGAACCTGGAGGTGACTGAGCTGGAGACACAG TTTGCAGATGGGGTGTACCTGGTTTTGCTGATGGGATTGCTGGAGGATTACTTTGTTCCCCTGCACAACTTCTTTTTGACCCCGGAGAGTTTTGAGCAGAAG GTCCTTAATGTTTCCTTTGCCTTTGAGCTGATGCAGGATGGAGGGCTGAAGAAACCTAAAGCACGCCCTGAAG ACGTTGTCAATTTGAATCTCAAATCCACCCTGAGGGTTCTGTATAACCTGTTCACGAACTACAAAAATGCAGAGTAA